From a single Bacteroidota bacterium genomic region:
- a CDS encoding FAD-dependent oxidoreductase, giving the protein MKVVIIGGVAGGASTAARLRRMDEHARIIMLEKGPYISYANCGLPYYIGEIIPKRDKLFVQTPQSFGKRFNIDVRVLSEAIQIDRQAKTVTIRDLKTGSDYTETYDKLVLSPGAEPVRPPLPGIDDPQIFTLRTVSDTDKIKSYLDENPVKRAVVIGAGFIGLEMAENLHHRGLEVAVVEMAPQVMTPVDFPIASIVHHHFREKKVGLYLNQAVSRFDRVGGNLIVTLNSGVQLPADLVILSIGVRPDSRLAANSGLELGVTRGIKVNEYLQTSDPDIYAVGDAIEFVSPVTGKPTITYLAGPANKQGRICANNIVTGNTERYKGSIGTAIAKVFDLTVGTTGASAALLRREGIEFAESITHSGSHAGYYPGADTLTLKINFDPVTGRLLGGQVVGRDGVDKRTDLLASVIRTGGTIADLTDIEHAYAPPFSSAKDPVNMAGFVAENIMTRKIQPIQWDELKSILDSDTSVQLIDVRSPSEVAGGSIQGAVNIPVDDLRNQLDRISKNKPTVIYCAIGLRGYLASRILLQSGYSHVRNLSGGFKTWDMVTCEQSNPVEWEAEVLV; this is encoded by the coding sequence ATGAAAGTTGTCATTATAGGAGGAGTCGCCGGGGGCGCTTCCACTGCAGCCCGACTTCGCCGGATGGATGAACATGCCCGGATCATCATGCTCGAAAAAGGCCCCTATATTTCCTATGCCAATTGCGGATTGCCCTACTACATCGGCGAAATCATCCCGAAACGGGATAAATTGTTCGTCCAGACTCCGCAATCCTTCGGCAAACGGTTTAACATCGATGTTCGGGTGCTGTCGGAAGCGATTCAGATTGACCGGCAGGCTAAAACCGTTACCATCCGGGATCTGAAAACCGGGTCAGACTATACAGAAACCTACGACAAACTGGTTTTATCGCCAGGTGCGGAACCCGTCCGCCCGCCGCTTCCGGGAATCGATGATCCGCAGATTTTCACGCTTCGTACTGTTTCCGATACCGATAAAATTAAATCCTATCTCGATGAAAATCCGGTAAAACGGGCGGTGGTGATCGGTGCCGGATTCATCGGCCTTGAAATGGCAGAGAACCTCCATCATCGCGGATTGGAAGTGGCTGTGGTCGAAATGGCTCCTCAGGTCATGACACCGGTCGATTTTCCAATCGCATCAATTGTTCATCACCATTTCAGAGAGAAAAAGGTAGGATTGTATCTGAATCAGGCAGTCAGCCGGTTCGATCGTGTTGGCGGAAATCTGATTGTAACCCTGAACAGTGGTGTTCAGCTTCCTGCCGATCTGGTTATTTTATCCATTGGTGTCCGGCCCGATAGTCGTCTGGCTGCAAACAGCGGGTTGGAACTCGGTGTGACCCGTGGAATTAAGGTAAATGAGTATCTGCAGACCTCCGATCCGGATATTTATGCGGTGGGTGATGCCATCGAGTTCGTGAGTCCGGTAACCGGAAAACCAACGATCACCTATCTGGCCGGACCTGCAAACAAACAGGGACGCATTTGCGCCAATAACATCGTTACAGGAAATACAGAACGTTATAAGGGATCCATCGGAACAGCTATTGCGAAAGTCTTCGATCTCACAGTAGGAACCACTGGAGCCTCCGCTGCACTTCTACGCCGGGAAGGAATCGAATTTGCCGAATCCATTACCCACTCCGGATCCCATGCCGGATATTACCCGGGAGCCGATACACTAACTCTGAAGATCAATTTTGATCCGGTTACCGGTCGGTTACTTGGTGGTCAGGTGGTTGGAAGGGATGGCGTCGATAAACGGACCGACCTGTTGGCTTCGGTGATCCGTACCGGCGGAACCATCGCCGATCTGACCGACATTGAACATGCGTATGCCCCACCCTTTTCCTCGGCTAAGGATCCGGTAAATATGGCCGGATTTGTTGCCGAGAATATAATGACCAGGAAAATCCAACCCATCCAGTGGGATGAACTGAAATCCATTCTGGATTCGGATACATCCGTTCAATTGATAGATGTTCGGAGTCCATCTGAAGTAGCTGGTGGATCTATTCAGGGAGCAGTGAATATTCCGGTGGATGATCTCCGGAATCAGCTGGACCGGATTTCGAAGAATAAACCAACGGTCATTTACTGTGCAATCGGACTCCGTGGATACCTGGCCAGCCGGATTCTGCTCCAATCGGGTTACTCACACGTCAGGAATCTGTCGGGTGGATTTAAAACCTGGGATATGGTAACCTGTGAGCAATCCAATCCGGTTGAGTGGGAAGCAGAAGTGTTGGTGTAA
- a CDS encoding DinB family protein: MHPIIRPGQEDTPPYGWKYINLLPGTDLHHELIRTRDLTVQVVNGIPSDQGHFAYAEGKWTIGELIAHVSDAERVFAYRALRFSRQDTTELPGFDEDWYAPRSHARHRTLDDILHEYVTIRSATLSLFGYLTDEMLDFRGKANKVVYTARSLGWMVAGHNQHHINILQERYLAAMK, encoded by the coding sequence ATGCACCCGATCATTCGTCCCGGTCAGGAAGACACCCCACCCTATGGATGGAAATACATCAATCTGCTTCCCGGCACCGACCTGCATCATGAACTGATCAGAACCCGGGATCTGACAGTGCAGGTGGTGAATGGCATTCCGAGCGATCAGGGCCATTTTGCATATGCAGAAGGAAAATGGACAATCGGGGAACTCATTGCTCACGTGTCGGATGCCGAGCGGGTCTTTGCCTACCGGGCCTTGCGATTCAGCCGCCAGGATACCACCGAATTGCCCGGATTTGATGAAGATTGGTATGCCCCCCGGTCTCATGCCCGTCACCGCACGCTGGATGATATCCTTCATGAATATGTGACCATCCGGTCAGCCACCCTTTCTCTATTCGGCTATCTGACCGATGAAATGCTCGATTTCCGGGGAAAGGCCAACAAGGTGGTGTATACAGCCAGAAGTCTCGGCTGGATGGTTGCCGGTCACAACCAGCATCACATCAACATCCTGCAGGAACGGTATCTGGCTGCAATGAAGTAA
- a CDS encoding DNA polymerase III subunit alpha: MFPLLNIHSNFSLGAGASRIEDLCARAAELGYSTLALTDINNLYIQFIYREAARAFGLTTMTAAHLKDAHQEVSAYVTSSSGFSNLCTLISHMKETPGANLRLLLPSHADGLIFMTPSVELAEFLAIEGGIREVYLQVDSWHIPMLKLRRARKNGVRPVAAHPVYFCHPSDYHRYKVLAAIRSNKTLSQLTASDLIPEAGYLIPPDEFAKRFDILPDALDHLSDIASRIRWSYPGGEWFKPRYMGPPAMHPFEYLRELTYEGARRRYRELTEPIIDRIEKELRIIEAKGFSEYFLTVHQIVKQSASHCGRGSAAASIIAYCLNITDVEPIRHNLFFERFLNMRRDDPPDIDVDFCWDERDDILDYLFQTYGKEYCAMVCNHVLFKDRMAIREVAKVFGIPEMEIQQFFHRVPAFSAYYASHVLDEYKRSPEAAGMAEQWRQILLIASEIIGFPRYISVHAGGFVVTTKPIRTHAPLEPAPKGVAVLQWEKDQTEDAGLIKIDVLGNRSLAVIRDTRRTVYQHTGRLIDFETIDIFTDQKTLDMLSNGKSMGVFYVESPAMRQLQEKTRRGDFDHLTIHSSIIRPAANKFITEYVRRLKGGTWEPIHPLLADQLSETYGIMCYQEDVIKAGMTLADMDEYDATKLLKSLSRKNDNEMKIRYKQAFFDGCLRKGLTPEKTDEIWEMIHSFAGYSFNKPHSASYVVVSFQSAFLKAHFPAEFMASVISNQGGFYSAFGYISEARRMGIQILLPDINASQYEYTGYTVPPVTATDGVHEQPAAYLNPNGRPMQPSPQKNGIRYPILRVGLMQVKSLTRETTVRLLGDRQSKGPYQSLVAFIDRIQPPLSDVQLLIRAGCLDSIANGKTRPELMWEAELHYSNHQVQVGESFDLFDTGDLPVPSTPQYPYSKVIEDEMLTLDFVLSVHPLTLFKPKLESLRHVRGKDMGSHIGKTITMVGWMITRKVVYTKDDEPMQFVSFEDTTAIYETVFFPEAYARFCTMLSTVKPYVLRGKVLEDYSALTLQVDQVSFL; encoded by the coding sequence ATGTTTCCACTTTTAAATATTCATTCCAATTTTTCACTGGGGGCTGGTGCCAGCCGCATCGAGGATCTGTGTGCCCGGGCGGCCGAATTGGGCTATTCCACTCTGGCACTGACCGATATCAATAACCTGTATATTCAGTTTATCTACCGGGAAGCGGCCCGTGCCTTCGGGTTAACCACCATGACAGCCGCCCACCTGAAAGATGCCCATCAGGAAGTATCGGCCTATGTGACCAGTTCATCCGGATTTTCCAATCTGTGCACGCTCATCTCCCACATGAAAGAAACCCCCGGCGCCAATCTGCGTCTTCTGCTTCCCTCTCACGCCGACGGACTTATTTTCATGACGCCGTCGGTGGAACTGGCCGAGTTTCTGGCCATTGAAGGCGGCATCCGGGAGGTGTACCTGCAGGTGGATTCCTGGCACATTCCCATGCTGAAACTGCGACGGGCCCGGAAAAACGGCGTGCGCCCCGTGGCCGCCCATCCGGTCTATTTCTGCCATCCTTCCGATTACCACCGGTACAAAGTCCTCGCCGCTATCCGCTCAAATAAGACCCTGTCGCAACTGACTGCCTCCGACCTGATCCCGGAAGCCGGTTATCTGATTCCGCCCGATGAATTCGCAAAGAGGTTCGACATTCTGCCCGATGCCCTCGACCATCTGAGCGATATTGCCTCCCGCATCCGCTGGAGCTACCCGGGGGGTGAGTGGTTCAAGCCCCGGTATATGGGTCCGCCCGCCATGCATCCCTTCGAGTATCTGCGTGAGCTCACGTATGAGGGGGCCCGCCGCCGCTACCGGGAACTGACCGAACCGATTATTGACCGGATTGAGAAGGAATTGCGGATTATCGAGGCCAAGGGTTTTTCAGAGTATTTCCTGACCGTCCATCAGATTGTGAAACAATCGGCTTCGCATTGCGGTCGCGGATCGGCAGCGGCCAGTATCATCGCCTATTGCCTGAACATCACCGATGTGGAACCCATCCGCCACAACCTGTTTTTCGAGCGGTTTCTGAATATGCGACGCGACGATCCGCCCGATATCGATGTGGATTTCTGCTGGGATGAACGGGATGACATTCTCGATTACCTGTTCCAGACGTACGGAAAAGAGTACTGCGCCATGGTGTGCAATCACGTGCTGTTCAAAGACCGGATGGCCATCCGGGAAGTGGCCAAGGTGTTCGGAATCCCCGAAATGGAGATTCAGCAGTTTTTCCATCGGGTCCCCGCCTTCTCGGCCTATTACGCATCTCACGTGCTCGATGAATACAAACGCTCACCCGAGGCCGCCGGAATGGCCGAACAATGGCGCCAGATATTGCTTATCGCTTCGGAAATCATCGGATTTCCCCGCTACATCTCGGTTCATGCCGGTGGCTTTGTCGTTACCACCAAACCCATCCGGACTCACGCCCCGCTGGAACCGGCACCCAAGGGGGTGGCCGTCCTGCAATGGGAAAAGGATCAGACCGAAGATGCCGGACTGATCAAAATTGATGTGCTGGGAAACCGGTCCCTCGCCGTCATCCGCGATACCCGCCGGACGGTGTACCAGCACACCGGCCGCCTCATCGATTTTGAGACCATCGATATTTTCACCGACCAGAAAACCCTCGACATGCTGTCCAATGGAAAATCCATGGGGGTGTTTTATGTGGAATCGCCCGCCATGCGGCAATTGCAGGAGAAAACCCGCCGTGGCGATTTCGATCATCTCACCATCCACAGTTCCATCATCCGGCCTGCGGCCAATAAGTTCATCACCGAGTACGTCCGCCGGCTGAAAGGAGGCACCTGGGAACCGATTCATCCGCTGCTTGCCGATCAGCTCAGCGAAACCTATGGCATCATGTGCTATCAGGAAGATGTGATCAAAGCCGGAATGACACTGGCCGATATGGATGAGTACGATGCCACCAAACTGCTGAAATCGCTCAGCCGGAAAAATGACAATGAGATGAAAATCCGGTATAAACAGGCCTTTTTTGATGGATGTCTGCGGAAGGGACTCACGCCGGAAAAAACCGATGAAATCTGGGAAATGATTCACAGTTTTGCCGGGTACTCGTTCAACAAACCGCACAGTGCGTCGTACGTGGTGGTTTCCTTCCAGTCAGCCTTTCTGAAAGCCCACTTCCCGGCCGAATTCATGGCGTCCGTCATTTCGAATCAGGGCGGATTTTACTCGGCATTCGGCTACATCTCAGAAGCCAGACGGATGGGAATTCAGATTCTGCTCCCCGATATCAACGCCAGTCAGTACGAGTACACCGGCTATACCGTTCCCCCGGTCACGGCCACCGACGGTGTGCATGAACAACCAGCAGCCTACCTGAATCCGAACGGGCGACCCATGCAACCCTCGCCCCAGAAAAATGGAATACGATACCCGATTCTCCGGGTCGGACTCATGCAGGTCAAAAGCCTCACACGCGAAACCACCGTCCGGCTGCTGGGTGACCGCCAATCGAAGGGACCGTACCAGTCGCTGGTTGCGTTCATTGACCGCATTCAGCCCCCACTCAGCGATGTTCAGTTGCTCATCCGGGCCGGATGCCTCGATTCCATCGCCAATGGAAAAACCCGGCCCGAACTCATGTGGGAAGCCGAGCTGCACTATTCGAATCATCAGGTTCAGGTAGGTGAATCCTTCGATCTGTTCGATACCGGTGACCTGCCCGTGCCTTCCACCCCGCAGTATCCCTACAGCAAAGTCATCGAGGATGAAATGCTCACGCTCGATTTTGTGCTGTCTGTTCATCCGTTAACCCTGTTCAAACCCAAACTGGAATCACTGCGCCACGTGCGTGGCAAGGACATGGGGTCACACATCGGGAAAACCATCACCATGGTCGGCTGGATGATCACCCGGAAGGTGGTTTACACGAAGGACGATGAACCCATGCAGTTTGTCAGTTTCGAGGATACCACCGCCATTTACGAAACGGTTTTCTTTCCGGAAGCCTACGCCCGGTTCTGCACCATGCTCAGCACCGTGAAACCCTACGTTCTGCGTGGAAAAGTGCTGGAAGACTACTCGGCACTGACCCTTCAGGTGGATCAGGTCAGTTTTCTGTGA